Proteins encoded in a region of the Euleptes europaea isolate rEulEur1 chromosome 3, rEulEur1.hap1, whole genome shotgun sequence genome:
- the HMGCL gene encoding hydroxymethylglutaryl-CoA lyase, mitochondrial, translating to MGMAKRALPRLVASLRPLSSTASTLPRHVKIVEVGPRDGLQNEKNIVPTQVKIDFINMLSETGLSVIEATSFVSPKWVPQMADHAEVMQGIRKVSGINYPVLTPNLKGFQAAVAAGAKEVSIFGAASELFTKKNINCSIDESLQRFSDVLSAAKEASIPVRGYVSCVLGCPYEGKIAPAKVAEVSKKMYAMGCYEISLGDTIGVGTPGNMKEMLSAVMKEIPVGAIAVHCHDTYGQALANTLVALQMGVSVVDSSVAGLGGCPYAQGASGNVATEDMVYMLEGLGIHTGVDLPKLLEAGSFICKALNRKTSSKVAQASCKL from the exons ATGGGCATGGCGAAGCGGGCGCTCCCGCGGCTGGTGGCCTCGCTGCGGCCG CTCAGCTCGACAGCTAGTACGCTTCCCAGGCACGTTAAAATAGTTGAGGTTGGTCCACGGGATGGCCTGCAAAATGAAAAG aACATTGTTCCCACTCAAGTGAAAATAGACTTTATCAACATGCTGTCAGAAACTGGTCTTTCGGTCATAGAAGCTACCAGTTTTGTGTCTCCTAAATGGGTCCCTCAG ATGGCAGACCACGCTGAAGTCATGCAAGGAATCCGCAAGGTTTCGGGCATCAACTACCCTGTTCTGACCCCCAATCTTAAAGGTTTTCAAGCAGCG GTGGCAGCAGGAGCCAAGGAGGTGTCGATCTTTGGAGCGGCCTCGGAGCTCTTCACGAAGAAGAACATCAACTGCTCCATTGACGAAAGCCTGCAGAGATTCAGCGATGTGCTGAGTGCGGCGAAAGAAGCCAGCATCCCAGTCCGAGG GTACGTCTCCTGCGTCCTTGGCTGTCCTTACGAAGGAAAGATTGCTCCAGCTAAAGTAGCAGAG GTATCAAAGAAAATGTATGCCATGGGGTGCTATGAGATTTCCCTGGGTGACACCATTGGAGTTGGGACGCCTGGCAACATGAAGGAGATGCTCTCTGCGGTCATGAAGGAGATTCCTGTCGGGGCTATTGCAGTGCATTGCCATGATACTTACGGGCAGGCCCTTGCCAACACGCTGGTGGCGCTCCAG ATGGGCGTGAGCGTGGTTGATTCCTCAGTGGCCGGTCTCGGGGGCTGCCCCTACGCACAAGGAGCGTCCGGGAATGTGGCAACTGAAGATATGGTGTACATGCTTGAGGGCCTGGGCATCCATACA GGTGTAGACCTACCAAAGCTCCTGGAAGCCGGCTCCTTCATCTGCAAAGCGTTGAACAGGAAGACCAGTTCAAAAGTGGCTCAGGCGTCTTGCAAACTGTGA